The genomic stretch TACATGGCCATGGGCGGGCATCTTAACGTTTTAATACAGCCATGGGAATTTGTTATTATTTTGGGTTCAGCCATTGGTACTTTCATCATCTCTAACCCTTTTAATGTGATTAAAGATACCGTGAAAGCAACATTGGAAGCGACAACAGATGCTGTTCCCAAACAAAAAGATTTTTTAGCAACCTTAGGTTTGCTCTATGTTCTTATGCGGGAAATGCGCTCAAAGTCACGCTCTGAAATGGAAGGTCATGTTGACAACCCCAAAGAATCTGTACTCTTCCAGCAATATCCTTTGGTTTTAAAAGATGATTCTCTAACCAACTTTATTTGTGACTATTGTCGTCTTATCATCATGGGAAACGCTCGTCCTTTTGAGATTGAAGCCTTAATGGATGAAGAAATTCACACAATCGCAAAAGATTCTGAAAAATCCTCTCACGCCCTGCAAAACATGGCTGACGCTCTACCGGCGCTTGGTATTGTCGCAGCTGTTTTGGGTGTGATTAAAGCCATGGGTGCTATTAGTGAACCACCAGAAGTGTTAGGGCACTTAATTGGAGCAGCTCTTGTTGGAACATTTGCAGGTATTTTCTTTTCCTATAGTGTCTTTGGGCCTATCGCCACAAAAATTAAAACAGTGCGCCATAAAAAAACGCGTATTTATATTGTCGTGAAACAAACACTGTTGGCTTATATGAATGGTGCAATACCACAAATTGCACTAGAATACGGACGCAAAACCATTTCAGCAAAAGATCGTCCAACAATCGATGTTGTAGAGCAACACACAATCGTTGGTCCAGGTGCTGACAAAGAGGCCGCTTGAACATGACTGAACAAACCGAACAGACTGAGCAAACTGAGCAGACTGAACACAATATCAATGAAGAGAAAAAGCAAGATGTGTTAGCCCAACACATTTTGCGTGCGGCTGGTTTGTCAAGTGATGATCTTATGTCATTTCAATATGTGTTTCGTGATGCAGCAAGTAGTCTTTGTACACAGTTAGGTCATTATACATCCTTAAAATTTGCTATCGATGTACAATCGCTTGATACACTTAAAAGTGATAAGATTACTCAAACAATCGGAACAGATACATTATTAATTTATTTTAGCTCCAGTCTTTGGGGAGATGATGTTATTTTTGTTCTTGATACAGCCCTGGTTGATCTTATAACAGAAGCGTTTTTTGGTGCAGTAGAGCCAAAGCTTATAAGCCGTAATGGACGCTCCTTCAGCCCAACAGAATACAAAATAAGTGAATATTTTGGAAAATTGCTGGCTAATACAATGGATGGAATATTTGGTACAGGTAATAGATCTCTTTTACTTTTTAAGCAAATACTCAAAGCGCAAGAATTTAATTTAGAAACCTTTCATCAGTCGCAGATGTTTTCCTGCACTCTTATGGTCAAATGTAATAAAATAGAAGCAAATGTGAATATCTTAATGCCGCGCAGTTGTCATCGCCCTATTCAAGAAGCTGTTACACGGGCCTTACGCGCACCTGCAAAACACACAGATCCGCTTTGGGCTAAGCGTTTAAAACAAGAAGTGAGTCGAACACACGTATTTATTGAAGCTTTTATTCAACAAGGATCAATGACCTTAAATGAATTATCAAAACTTCAAGTAGGGCAAGTTTTGCCCCTTCCTGCCAATGCTGTTAAACAGATAAAATTACGCAGTAGTAAAAAATCTCTTTATAAATGCTCCCTTGGTAAAATGGGAACAAATTTTTCCATCCGGGTTACTGATCCTATTGACGAAGAAAAGGAAATGATTGATGAGCTGGTTCATAGTTAATATAGCAAGTGCACTTCTAGCACTGATATCGTTAAGTGTTTTTATTATAAATACACGAAAATTGACGAAAACAATCCATATGGGTCGAGAATTGGCTAAACAAGTTCAGACCGGAACTGCTTATCTTGATCGAGCACTTTTAATATTGCGTGAAGAACATCAAGAGTTTCGCGATGAAAACCGTAAAATGGATGCACGTATCATCGAATCAACACGTATTCGGCGCAACATTGATCGCTCGGTCGCTCATATGGAAAATATCCGCAATCAACTGCAAAGCGATCTTGACCATTTTCGCGCCACTTTAACTGCCAAAACTTATGGACCGACTACAATGGGATCTGGTACACAACGTACCCATAGACAATCACCCATTGTTCCCAAAAACTTTCCGGTTTTTGTGCAGCGTAAAATGCACTAAGATCTCTGAATAATACAATACAATTTTTTAAAGTAGCAAATCTCAAAACCTTTATAAACAAATAGAGTATAAGGCAAAAAACAAAGAATACGGGTGACAAAATGACAAATGATACAAATTCTCCTGGGGGGGCTAAAGGAATCAATCCAGCAACACCGCCTCGTCCTACAGCGCCACCTCGTCCTACAGGAGCAAAACCTGGTATGCCAGGTAATGCTGGAACAACTGCACAGCAACCAGGAGCTGGCACTCCCGGTGCAACATCAAGCAGTGGCCCTGCTTTTAGTGCATCAGCAGGAAAAACCGTTGGAAGCGTGGGTACTACAAATGCACAAAGAAGTACAAATGAAACACACAGCAATCCAGAACTCATTATGAGTATCCCAGTTGAAGTTCAAATTGTCTTAGGCTCAACCACCATGCTAGTAGCAAACCTAATGGATTTAGGCCGTGGTTCAGTAATTACGCTTGATAAGCAGATTGGAGACCCTATTGATATTGTCGTCAATGGTCGTATTATTGCACGTGGTGAGGTTATTGTTCTAGAAGACGATCCTTCCCGTTTTGGGGTGAGCCTTACCGAAGTCATGAGTAAATAAATCAACTTGCAAAATGTGAAAAATAAATATGACGCAGGCAACGAAAGAAAAAACAACAGAAGCAATAAGTATTGTATCAGAAGACGAATTGGAAAATACGTTACCTGATACACACGTGTCTTCTACACTCATTGATACACTTTCTGGGCAACAAAAAGTTGCAGCACTCCTTGTTGCTTTGGGAAAACCTGCTGCGGCGCGTCTTTTAAAACATTTTACTCCAGATGATTTACGCCGTCTGAGTGGGCAAGCCCATACTTTACCCAATATCTCTCTTGCTGACTTTGAAATTCTGGTTCGTCAGTTTGAAGATGCCTTTGCTGAAGGAGCTTCTTTTTCTGAAGCTGGTTCACGTTTCGACAATCTGGTACAAGAAACATTATCAGAAGAGGAAGCTGCTTTAGTTCTTGACCCTTCAAAAGCACCAGCTCCACCTCGCGAAAGCCTTTGGGAGATCATTGCAAAATTAAACATTGATGTTTTGCAAATGCATTTTTCACAAGAACATCCCCAAGTGGTTAGCTACATTGTTTCACGTCTTCCTTCTGAAATTGCAGCAAAAATTTTAATGGCGCAGCCTATGGCTGTGCGTGCTGATCTTAC from Bartonella sp. WD16.2 encodes the following:
- a CDS encoding BAB2_0123 family type IV secretion system effector: MSWFIVNIASALLALISLSVFIINTRKLTKTIHMGRELAKQVQTGTAYLDRALLILREEHQEFRDENRKMDARIIESTRIRRNIDRSVAHMENIRNQLQSDLDHFRATLTAKTYGPTTMGSGTQRTHRQSPIVPKNFPVFVQRKMH
- the fliN gene encoding flagellar motor switch protein FliN; the encoded protein is MPGNAGTTAQQPGAGTPGATSSSGPAFSASAGKTVGSVGTTNAQRSTNETHSNPELIMSIPVEVQIVLGSTTMLVANLMDLGRGSVITLDKQIGDPIDIVVNGRIIARGEVIVLEDDPSRFGVSLTEVMSK
- a CDS encoding flagellar motor switch protein FliG; its protein translation is MTQATKEKTTEAISIVSEDELENTLPDTHVSSTLIDTLSGQQKVAALLVALGKPAAARLLKHFTPDDLRRLSGQAHTLPNISLADFEILVRQFEDAFAEGASFSEAGSRFDNLVQETLSEEEAALVLDPSKAPAPPRESLWEIIAKLNIDVLQMHFSQEHPQVVSYIVSRLPSEIAAKILMAQPMAVRADLTRRRLHLRPVAPEIDTVLDEALRPVFSQDNNVGEKAHHSQVATILNELDKADVDEMLANLKDLSPEDLEKIKAKLFVFEDIPRLTERARLLLFDKITADTVITALHGADDQMKDLILNSLSQRTRRIVEAELSSGNDSIQQEAIINARRSIAQTAIKLSEQGTINLLGEEGTS
- a CDS encoding FliM/FliN family flagellar motor switch protein, which gives rise to MTEQTEQTEQTEQTEHNINEEKKQDVLAQHILRAAGLSSDDLMSFQYVFRDAASSLCTQLGHYTSLKFAIDVQSLDTLKSDKITQTIGTDTLLIYFSSSLWGDDVIFVLDTALVDLITEAFFGAVEPKLISRNGRSFSPTEYKISEYFGKLLANTMDGIFGTGNRSLLLFKQILKAQEFNLETFHQSQMFSCTLMVKCNKIEANVNILMPRSCHRPIQEAVTRALRAPAKHTDPLWAKRLKQEVSRTHVFIEAFIQQGSMTLNELSKLQVGQVLPLPANAVKQIKLRSSKKSLYKCSLGKMGTNFSIRVTDPIDEEKEMIDELVHS
- the motA gene encoding flagellar motor stator protein MotA — its product is MGVIIGLVLTLGCIIGGYMAMGGHLNVLIQPWEFVIILGSAIGTFIISNPFNVIKDTVKATLEATTDAVPKQKDFLATLGLLYVLMREMRSKSRSEMEGHVDNPKESVLFQQYPLVLKDDSLTNFICDYCRLIIMGNARPFEIEALMDEEIHTIAKDSEKSSHALQNMADALPALGIVAAVLGVIKAMGAISEPPEVLGHLIGAALVGTFAGIFFSYSVFGPIATKIKTVRHKKTRIYIVVKQTLLAYMNGAIPQIALEYGRKTISAKDRPTIDVVEQHTIVGPGADKEAA